Genomic window (Thermostichus vulcanus str. 'Rupite'):
CCAGACAGGGGATTTTTCCCTCTCCTCACTGGAATTCATCCGCTATTTCCTGGCAGTGTTCATTGTGCGGCAATTCACCATCGTCTGGGTGATCTGGGAGTTTGAACGGGAGGTGGTGGAGGGCAAGCTATCGCCGCGGCTGTTGCAACCGATGGATCCGGTGTGGCACCACGTCACGAGCCATGTGGTGGAGCGCTTAGCTCGCCTACCCTTTACCCTGCTTTTGATTGGCCTGTTTTTTGGGCTTTACCCGCGAGCCTTTTGGATCCCGTCCCTGATGCAGGTGGGGCTGGGATCCCTGGCGGTGCTGATGGCGTTTACGCTGCGCTTTTTGATGCAGTACACTCTGGCCCTACTGGCCTTTTGGGTAGAACGGGTAACAGCAGTAGAGCAATTTCACTTTTTGGTGTACCTGTTTCTGTCGGGGGTGATCGCCCCGCTAGAGGTGTTTCCGCCTGGGTTGCGGCAGATCGTCTCCTGGACGCCGTTCCCCTACTTGGTTCATTTTCCCGCCAGCCTTTGGGTAGGGATCCCGGTGGATATAGGGCGTGGCTTTGTGACCGGATTGGCCTGGATTGGGCTTTTTTGGGTTGTGAATCGCTGGTTATGGCGGAAAGGGTTACAACAATACTCGGGGATGGGAGCTTAAACGGCCTAGAGCTGAATTTGAGCTATAAGATCTTGATCATGATCAGTAGTTCACCTCCACAGGCACTGTGGATCCAGCAAGACAGCCTCGGATTCAGTCACTATCATGGGGCAAGAATCTATTCCTAAGTCTTGCCCCGCTTGGCAGATAACCCCCTCTTTCTTTCCCCGACAGCTTCCCCCTTGAGTCAGCAATGAAGCGTGTACTGGTCGTAGATGACGATCCCCTGTCACTAAAGGTGCTGAGCCGCCACCTCACTCAGCATGGCTATCGGGTTTACACAGGTGCTTCCGGTATAGAGGGCTTACGCCTTTTTGCCCAGGAACAACCGGATGTGGTGGTTTCGGATGTGGTGATGCCGGAAATGGACGGCTTCGAATTCTGTCGGCAACTGCGTCAGCAGCGGGGCGGAGAGCTCGTCCCCTTCATCTTTCTTTCGTCGCGGGGGGAAGTGGATGACCGAGTGCAGGGCTATGAATGGGGGGCAGATGACTACATCATCAAACCCTTTGAACCACTGGAATTGGTGGCCAAAATCGAAGCCCAGATTGAACGGTCTCGCCGCACCCAATCGGAAATTCTGCGCCTGATCCAACAGCAACCCCAGGCAAAACCCGAAGCGTCGCCCCGCCCAACTCCGGCTGAGCTGCCCCTAACCGCTGCCGAAGAACGGGTGTTTCGGGAGGTGATTCGCGGCTCCACCAACAAGCAAATTGGCGAGAAACTGTTCATCAGCCCGCGCACGGTACAAACCCACCTGACCAATATTCTGAGCAAGCTCTCTTTAGAGAACCGCTCGCAGTTGGTTCGTTTTGCCTATGAACGGGGCTACAGCGCCGAAGAGGAACCGACGGAGTGATGGGATCCTCTAGGGTTGACCAGGGAAGGGATCCCGTCACGCCAAATGCAGTTTCAAAACAGCACGCGGCGCCTTCCGGACTCGACAAGGGATCCGCTCTTTGCCCAACCGGGTAAAAGCTTCGTAACGGTGACAGCCCGAAAACCCGTAATATTCTCCTTCCACCTCCAGAACCTCAATCGGTTCTTGCAGGCCAATTTCATCGATGGAAGCCATCAGCGCTAGCACCTTATCCGGATCCGTTTGACGCGGCAGCGGACGGCGAATTTGGGCAAGCGGAATTTCTCGAATCTGAGCCATCGGGAGTTCACTCTCAGTTGACGATAAGCTCCTTAATCATACTCATTATGACTTTGCTCTATCAAGATATGAGCAGTAGGGATGGATTCTCCAGTCAGGGCATGGCAGGATAACACCATTCGCAGCTGCGCCTCCTTCACCCCTTCGATCAGGAGCCAATACAGTCATGTGGCAAGCCCTCAAAGCTTTATGGGCAAAGATCGCTGGTCAAGCCCCCCCAGTTCCCCCTACCTCCTCGACCCGCAAGCCTGTCCCTTCGCCATCCCCTCAACCCAAGCAGCCTCCTGCCAAAGATCTCTCCACTCGCGCTACAACTCCAGTTCCACGACCTGATCCCAAAGCGGCTACCTCTGGTCGGGATCGGGATCCCTTGTCGACATTGGATGCAGTCTCGACCAAAACCCCCACTGCCCCTGATAAAGCTTGGGATGCCTTTTCCGCCATGAGTGCCACCGCAGACAAGAAGGAATCCACCGGGTTGGAATCGGGTAAGCCGGCTGAGGATGCCACCGATGACTTTATGCAAATGCTTGTCGGCAAGCGCCCAGCCCCAACGGCAGAAACGGCCCCCCCCGAACCGCAAGCACCAGAGGAGAAAGCCGTACCAGAACCTATCTCTGAATCCCCTGACTCCTCTGAGATCACTTCGGACATTTCCCCCCCAACCGGAGAAGCTCCGAAAATGGTTTCAGGGTTTTCTGAGCCTGGGGTGATTCCCCCTGTTCAGCCAGCGGAAAAACCGACAGACTCACCAACGGGCGAAGCGTTTCCCAAGGCTGTGCAGTCCCCCATTCTGCCAGCTCGACCCACGCCCACTGCCGAGAGCATCAACAGCTTCGGGGCCAAGAGCAATATTGGATCCCGGATTTCCAGCATCGCTTCCTCCACCAGCAGTGATCGGGCTGTTAGCTCTATTTCCACTGCCCGACTGCGCCAACCGGAATATGCGCCAACCGGAATAAAGCATAAAGATAAAGCCAAAGGATCATCCCTCTGGCTTCAAAAAAACTCTAGACAAAAACAGGCGCATCCC
Coding sequences:
- a CDS encoding response regulator transcription factor; amino-acid sequence: MKRVLVVDDDPLSLKVLSRHLTQHGYRVYTGASGIEGLRLFAQEQPDVVVSDVVMPEMDGFEFCRQLRQQRGGELVPFIFLSSRGEVDDRVQGYEWGADDYIIKPFEPLELVAKIEAQIERSRRTQSEILRLIQQQPQAKPEASPRPTPAELPLTAAEERVFREVIRGSTNKQIGEKLFISPRTVQTHLTNILSKLSLENRSQLVRFAYERGYSAEEEPTE
- a CDS encoding ABC transporter permease, with the translated sequence MQAFFRKLGALFSTYYAYMLEYRAELILWVLAGSLPLIMMGVWSEAAQTGDFSLSSLEFIRYFLAVFIVRQFTIVWVIWEFEREVVEGKLSPRLLQPMDPVWHHVTSHVVERLARLPFTLLLIGLFFGLYPRAFWIPSLMQVGLGSLAVLMAFTLRFLMQYTLALLAFWVERVTAVEQFHFLVYLFLSGVIAPLEVFPPGLRQIVSWTPFPYLVHFPASLWVGIPVDIGRGFVTGLAWIGLFWVVNRWLWRKGLQQYSGMGA
- a CDS encoding sulfiredoxin yields the protein MAQIREIPLAQIRRPLPRQTDPDKVLALMASIDEIGLQEPIEVLEVEGEYYGFSGCHRYEAFTRLGKERIPCRVRKAPRAVLKLHLA